One Pseudomonas abieticivorans genomic region harbors:
- a CDS encoding L-threonylcarbamoyladenylate synthase, whose protein sequence is MSQFFQIHPDNPQARLIKQAVEIIRKGGVVVYPTDSSYALGCQIGDKTAIERVGRLRQLDPKHNFTLICCDLSQLGLFAKIDTATFRLLKAHVPGPYTFILNATREVPRLLMHPKRRTIGLRVPQNPILKALLEELGEPLMSVSLILPGDSEPMSDPFEIRQRLEKQVDLIIDGGNGTLKASTVINLADGEPEVVRVGCGDPSPFMVEA, encoded by the coding sequence GTGAGTCAATTCTTCCAGATTCATCCGGACAATCCCCAGGCGCGCCTGATAAAACAGGCCGTGGAGATTATCCGCAAGGGCGGGGTGGTGGTCTATCCCACCGACTCCTCCTACGCCCTGGGTTGCCAGATAGGCGACAAGACGGCGATCGAGCGTGTGGGCCGGCTGCGTCAACTAGACCCCAAGCACAACTTCACGCTGATTTGTTGCGACCTGTCGCAGTTGGGCCTGTTCGCCAAGATCGACACCGCGACCTTCCGCCTGCTCAAGGCCCACGTGCCCGGGCCCTATACCTTTATTTTGAACGCCACCCGCGAGGTGCCGCGCCTGCTGATGCATCCCAAGCGCCGCACCATTGGCCTGCGCGTGCCGCAGAACCCGATCTTGAAGGCGCTGCTTGAAGAGCTTGGCGAGCCGTTGATGAGCGTGAGCCTGATCTTGCCGGGCGACAGTGAGCCGATGAGCGACCCCTTCGAGATCCGCCAAAGGCTTGAGAAGCAGGTCGACCTGATCATCGATGGCGGCAATGGCACGCTTAAAGCCTCCACGGTCATCAACCTGGCCGATGGCGAGCCAGAAGTGGTGCGGGTGGGCTGCGGCGACCCTTCGCCCTTCATGGTCGAGGCATGA
- a CDS encoding segregation and condensation protein A, which produces MEVFLEAFEGPLDLLLYLIRKQNVDILDIPVAEITKQYMGYVELMKTVRLELAAEYLVMAAMLAEIKSRMLLPRSAEIEEEEGDPRAELIRRLQEYERFKAAAEGLDGLKRVGRDIYVPKLDAPQAKARKLLPDVMLEEILMSMAEVLRRGDMFESHQVSREALSTRERMSDVLERLKGGGFVPFVELFTAEEGKLGVVVTFMAILELVKESLVELVQNEPFAAIHVRARAE; this is translated from the coding sequence CTGGAGGTCTTCCTGGAGGCTTTTGAAGGGCCTCTGGACTTGCTGCTGTACCTGATCCGCAAGCAGAACGTCGACATCCTCGATATCCCGGTCGCCGAAATTACCAAGCAGTACATGGGCTACGTCGAACTGATGAAGACCGTGCGCCTGGAATTGGCCGCAGAGTATCTGGTGATGGCGGCGATGCTGGCCGAGATCAAGTCGCGCATGCTGTTGCCGCGCTCGGCCGAGATCGAGGAGGAAGAAGGCGACCCGCGTGCAGAGCTGATCCGCCGCTTGCAGGAGTACGAACGCTTCAAGGCTGCCGCCGAAGGCCTGGACGGGCTCAAGCGGGTAGGCCGCGATATCTACGTGCCCAAGCTCGATGCGCCGCAGGCCAAGGCGCGCAAGTTGTTGCCCGATGTGATGCTCGAAGAGATCCTGATGTCCATGGCCGAGGTGCTGCGCCGCGGCGACATGTTCGAAAGCCACCAGGTCAGCCGCGAGGCACTGTCCACCCGCGAGCGCATGAGCGATGTGCTGGAGCGGCTCAAGGGCGGCGGCTTCGTGCCCTTTGTCGAACTGTTCACCGCCGAGGAAGGCAAGCTGGGGGTAGTGGTCACTTTTATGGCCATCCTTGAACTGGTCAAGGAATCCTTGGTGGAACTGGTGCAAAATGAGCCCTTTGC